The Acinonyx jubatus isolate Ajub_Pintada_27869175 chromosome D1, VMU_Ajub_asm_v1.0, whole genome shotgun sequence genome includes a window with the following:
- the LTO1 gene encoding protein LTO1 homolog — MAGSQDVFDAIVMADERFHGEGYQEGYEEGSSLGIIEGRRYGTLHGAKIGSEIGCYQGFAFAWRCLLHSCATEKDSKKMKALESLIGMIQKFPYDDPTYDKLHEDLDRIRGKFKQLCSLLNVQPDFKISAEGSGLSF, encoded by the exons ATGGCCGGGAGCCAGGACGTGTTCGACGCCATCGTGATGGCGGACGAGAG GTTTCATGGGGAAGGATATCAGGAAGGCTACGAAGAAGGCAGTAGCTTGGGTATAATTGAAGGAAGACGGTACGGCACGTTACATGGAGCCAAAATTGGGTCCGAG ATTGGGTGCTATCAGGGGTTTGCTTTCGCTTGGCGATGTCTCCTGCACAGTTGTGCCACCGAGAAAGACAG CAAAAAGATGAAGGCCTTAGAATCGTTGATTGGAATGATTCAGAAGTTCCCTTACGATGACCCTACCTATGATAAACTTCACGAAGACTTAGACAGAATCAGAGGGAAATTCAAACAG cTTTGTTCACTACTGAATGTTCAGCCGGACTTTAAAATTAGTGCGGAAGGTTCTGGACTTTCATTTTGA